The Acinonyx jubatus isolate Ajub_Pintada_27869175 chromosome D1, VMU_Ajub_asm_v1.0, whole genome shotgun sequence genome includes a window with the following:
- the LOC106976613 gene encoding olfactory receptor 145, giving the protein MPLMRMAAENSSVTEFILAGLTNEPGLRMPLFFLFLGFYVVTVMGNLGLITLIGLNSHLHTPMYFFLFNLSFIDFCYSTVITPKMLMSFVSKKNIIAYAGCMTQLFFFLFFVVSESFILSAMAYDRYIAICNPLVYTATMSPRVCSLLLLGVYVMGFAGAMAHTTCMVRLTFCANNLVDHYMCDILPLLERSCTSTYVNELVVFVVVGIDIGVPTVTIFISYALILTSILHIRSTEGRSKAFSTCSSHIIAVSLFFGSGAFMYLKPSSLLPMNQGKVSSLFYTTVVPMLNPLIYSLRNKDVKVALKKSLSKKTFS; this is encoded by the coding sequence ATGCCTTTAATGAGAATGGCAGCTGAGAACTCCTCTGTGACAGAATTTATCCTTGCAGGCTTAACCAACGAGCCTGGACTCCGGATGCccctcttcttcctgtttctagGTTTCTATGTGGTCACTGTGATGGGGAACCTGGGTCTGATAACCCTGATTGGGCTGAATTCTCACctgcacacccccatgtacttcttcctcttcAACTTGTCCTTCATAGATTTTTGCTATTCCACTGTTATCACTCCCAAGATGCTGATGAGTTTTGTCTCAAAGAAGAACATCATCGCCTATGCAGGGTGTATGACTcagctcttcttttttcttttctttgttgtctCTGAGTCCTTCATCCTGTCAGCAATGGCATATGACCGCTACATCGCCATCTGTAACCCACTGGTGTACACAGCCACCATGTCTCCTCGGGTCTGCTCGCTTCTTCTGTTGGGTGTCTATGTGATGGGGTTTGCTGGGGCCATGGCCCACACGACATGCATGGTGAGACTGACCTTCTGTGCCAACAATCTGGTTGACCACTACATGTGTGACATCCTTCCCCTTCTTGAGCGCTCTTGCACCAGCACCTATGTAAATGAGCTGGTAGTTTTCGTTGTCGTGGGCATTGATATTGGCGTGCCCACAGTTACCATCTTCATTTCTTATGCcctcatcctcaccagcattctCCATATTCGTTCCACTGAGGGCAGGTCCAAAGCCTTCAGCACATGCAGCTCTCACATAAttgctgtttctcttttctttgggtCAGGGGCATTTATGTACCTCAAACCATCCTCTCTTTTACCTATGAATCAGGGGAAAGTGTCCTCCTTGTTCTATACCACCGTTGTGCCCATGCTCAACCCGCTAATCTATAGCTTAAGAAATAAAGACGTCAAAGTTGCTCTGAAGAAATCATTGAGCAAAAAGACATTCTCTTGA